The Nocardioides sp. S-1144 genome includes a region encoding these proteins:
- the xylB gene encoding xylulokinase, whose amino-acid sequence MTLALGIDTSTQSVKALLVDADDGTVVAQRAVRHPAGTEVDPQAWLAAVDEVLAALPPAQLRDVAAVGVGGQQHGMVALDAEDRPVRDALLWNDTRSAGAAADLVAEMGGPQACADAIGSVLVASFTVTKLRWLRDHEPERAARVARVLLPHDLVARHLSAPGTDPFTDRGDASGTGYFATAEGRWRPDLAAAALGHEPDLPRLVAPGGVAAHTPDGAVVSAGTGDNMAAALGMALGPDDVLVSLGTSGVASAVSARPVADGTGVVTGFADAAGGFLPMVTTMNAAGILDLQAQWLGVDHDGLADLALESTPDAGGVVLSPYYGGERSPYRPTATGTWTGLTPRTTRADLARAAYTALLCSLADAVDQVVAATGVEPRRVLLVGGAARSRAVRALAPAVLGRPVTVVPPGEYVALGAARQAAWALAGSDAPPTWAGPEAEVLEAEPDPQVRATYADLRERTASWT is encoded by the coding sequence ATGACGCTCGCCCTCGGTATCGACACGTCCACCCAGTCGGTGAAGGCGCTGCTCGTCGACGCCGACGACGGCACGGTCGTGGCCCAGCGCGCCGTCCGGCACCCGGCCGGCACCGAGGTCGACCCGCAGGCCTGGCTCGCGGCCGTCGACGAGGTCCTCGCCGCGCTGCCGCCCGCGCAGCTGCGCGACGTCGCCGCCGTCGGCGTGGGCGGCCAGCAGCACGGCATGGTCGCGCTCGACGCCGAGGACCGGCCGGTGCGCGACGCGCTGCTCTGGAACGACACCCGCTCGGCCGGGGCCGCCGCCGACCTGGTCGCCGAGATGGGCGGACCGCAGGCCTGCGCCGACGCGATCGGCAGCGTCCTGGTCGCCTCGTTCACGGTGACCAAGCTGCGCTGGCTGCGCGACCACGAGCCCGAGCGGGCCGCGCGCGTCGCCCGGGTGCTGCTCCCCCACGACCTGGTCGCCCGGCACCTCAGCGCCCCCGGCACCGACCCCTTCACCGACCGCGGCGACGCGTCCGGCACCGGCTACTTCGCCACCGCCGAGGGCCGTTGGCGCCCCGACCTCGCCGCCGCCGCGCTCGGCCACGAGCCCGACCTGCCCCGCCTGGTGGCCCCTGGCGGCGTCGCGGCCCACACCCCCGACGGGGCGGTCGTCTCCGCCGGCACCGGCGACAACATGGCCGCCGCGCTCGGCATGGCCCTCGGGCCGGACGACGTCCTGGTCTCGCTCGGCACCTCCGGGGTCGCCTCGGCCGTCAGCGCCCGCCCCGTCGCCGACGGCACCGGCGTCGTCACCGGCTTCGCCGACGCCGCGGGCGGCTTCCTGCCGATGGTCACCACGATGAACGCCGCCGGGATCCTCGACCTGCAGGCGCAGTGGCTGGGCGTCGACCACGACGGCCTCGCCGACCTCGCCCTCGAGTCGACGCCGGACGCCGGCGGCGTGGTCCTGTCGCCCTACTACGGCGGCGAGCGCAGCCCCTACCGCCCCACCGCGACCGGCACCTGGACCGGCCTGACCCCGCGCACGACCCGCGCCGACCTCGCGCGCGCCGCCTACACCGCCCTGCTCTGCTCGCTCGCGGACGCCGTCGACCAGGTCGTCGCCGCGACCGGCGTCGAGCCGCGCCGGGTGCTCCTGGTGGGCGGGGCGGCCCGCAGCCGCGCCGTGCGGGCGCTCGCGCCGGCCGTGCTCGGCCGGCCCGTGACCGTCGTGCCGCCGGGGGAGTACGTCGCCCTCGGCGCCGCCCGGCAGGCCGCCTGGGCGCTGGCCGGCAGCGACGCCCCGCCGACCTGGGCCGGGCCGGAGGCCGAGGTGCTCGAGGCCGAGCCCGACCCGCAGGTGCGCGCGACCTACGCCGACCTGCGTGAGCGCACCGCCTCCTGGACGTGA
- a CDS encoding DUF6891 domain-containing protein — MPRSLPQVPGLTVARFEGWYAGADLPEGPPPRVAGRVLGELFARAQRGGGDLHDPTAELLRWLLRDVVRDGIDPGDDYDLVLMTLVRYLLFLRRTERWRRSERAVQDCWDVTTWGTQPPLGLGSLGPTVDESFATGLAAVPSAHDVLGAGAARPFLGFLRATLDVLGTGPSLPRSAAARLVGLADGTVALRLWVDALHETGLVRVDGGGQVLEARGEVRDAGGCPPPSADLVDLVVMGLVRAAVDSAFDAALRSDDQRRPLAAAAALAVALVAGCDESYLLAEDEDDEEESTASVVTQMAEAMLGDDAAGLAPVTAEVMRTLDALASLGLLDDVVLERGSHVLLVPEALRHRVIRTLSDHLGVVGTDDTAVVWAPVDLPSTLPEGAGVELTAALGGVDVVRLRVGAATSLGDLHRVVSFALRRPVARRHVYCHVDGVRRFTGTSWLRSFEERDDAEVTDDGAAAVGAVLAEPGAELDLVLDGTPVPVRLRVGAVLATAPATAVVVGPDGAEEPLAARHAVLDARLPPGSGLARHLLVLAATGRHDHAGLVGVALDLVTADDFGRRFPGERRPTQGEAVALVEEVVAEHRRLVPRASPGAQALLRALTTLPGRGVAVFLAGHTWTPASSPLGHVATTAREEARAILTDEVTLTYGGADRSDDAAAERVGRILAEALTEAGLDVDWDGDPRWPVVVTPLRWEWPFGVPLD; from the coding sequence GTGCCCCGCTCACTCCCGCAGGTCCCCGGCCTCACCGTCGCGCGCTTCGAGGGCTGGTACGCCGGCGCCGACCTTCCCGAGGGACCCCCGCCGCGGGTCGCCGGCCGCGTGCTGGGGGAGCTGTTCGCCCGGGCCCAGCGTGGCGGCGGCGACCTGCACGACCCGACGGCCGAGCTGCTGCGCTGGCTGCTGCGCGACGTGGTCCGCGACGGCATCGACCCCGGTGACGACTACGACCTGGTCCTGATGACGCTGGTCCGCTACCTGCTCTTCCTGCGCCGGACCGAGCGCTGGCGGCGCAGCGAGCGCGCCGTCCAGGACTGCTGGGACGTCACCACGTGGGGCACCCAGCCACCGCTCGGCCTCGGGTCCCTGGGCCCCACCGTCGACGAGTCGTTCGCGACGGGGCTCGCGGCGGTGCCGTCCGCCCACGACGTCCTGGGTGCGGGTGCGGCCCGCCCGTTCCTGGGCTTCCTGCGCGCCACGCTCGACGTCCTCGGGACCGGGCCGTCGCTCCCGCGGTCCGCCGCCGCCCGGCTCGTCGGCCTCGCGGACGGCACGGTCGCCCTCCGCCTCTGGGTCGACGCCCTCCACGAGACCGGCCTGGTCCGGGTCGACGGCGGCGGGCAGGTCCTCGAGGCCCGCGGCGAGGTCCGTGACGCCGGGGGGTGCCCGCCGCCGTCCGCCGACCTGGTCGACCTGGTCGTGATGGGCCTGGTGCGGGCGGCCGTCGACTCGGCGTTCGACGCGGCCCTGCGCAGCGACGACCAGCGTCGCCCCCTCGCGGCCGCCGCGGCGCTCGCGGTGGCCCTGGTCGCCGGCTGCGACGAGTCCTACCTGCTCGCCGAGGACGAGGACGACGAGGAGGAGTCGACCGCCTCGGTCGTCACCCAGATGGCGGAGGCCATGCTCGGCGACGACGCGGCCGGGCTCGCGCCGGTGACCGCCGAGGTGATGCGCACCCTCGACGCGCTCGCGTCGCTGGGCCTGCTCGACGACGTGGTGCTCGAGCGCGGCAGCCACGTGCTGCTGGTCCCGGAGGCGCTGCGGCACCGGGTGATCCGGACGCTGTCGGACCACCTCGGCGTCGTCGGCACCGACGACACCGCGGTGGTCTGGGCGCCGGTCGACCTGCCCTCGACGCTGCCGGAGGGTGCGGGGGTCGAGCTGACCGCTGCGCTGGGCGGCGTGGACGTCGTCCGGCTCCGCGTCGGCGCGGCGACGAGCCTCGGCGACCTGCACCGCGTCGTGTCGTTCGCCCTGCGACGCCCGGTGGCGCGCCGCCACGTCTACTGCCACGTCGACGGCGTCCGCCGCTTCACCGGGACGAGCTGGCTGCGCAGCTTCGAGGAGCGCGACGACGCGGAGGTGACCGACGACGGCGCCGCCGCGGTGGGCGCCGTCCTCGCCGAGCCCGGGGCCGAGCTCGACCTGGTGCTCGACGGGACGCCGGTCCCGGTGCGGCTGCGGGTCGGGGCGGTCCTGGCGACGGCGCCGGCCACGGCCGTCGTCGTGGGCCCGGACGGCGCCGAGGAGCCGCTCGCGGCGCGCCACGCCGTGCTCGACGCGCGCCTCCCGCCGGGCTCGGGGCTGGCGCGGCACCTCCTGGTGCTGGCCGCCACCGGTCGCCACGACCACGCCGGGCTGGTCGGGGTCGCCCTCGACCTGGTCACCGCCGACGACTTCGGACGCCGGTTCCCCGGCGAGCGCCGGCCGACCCAGGGTGAGGCGGTCGCCCTGGTCGAGGAGGTCGTGGCCGAGCACCGCCGGCTCGTCCCCCGCGCCTCACCGGGTGCGCAGGCCCTGCTGCGCGCGCTCACCACCCTGCCCGGGCGCGGGGTGGCGGTCTTCCTCGCCGGCCACACCTGGACGCCAGCGTCGAGCCCGCTGGGCCACGTCGCGACGACGGCGCGGGAGGAGGCGCGCGCGATCCTGACCGACGAGGTCACGCTCACCTACGGCGGGGCCGACCGCTCCGACGACGCCGCGGCGGAGCGGGTCGGCCGGATCCTCGCCGAGGCGCTCACCGAGGCCGGGCTCGACGTGGACTGGGACGGCGACCCGCGGTGGCCGGTCGTCGTGACGCCGCTGCGCTGGGAGTGGCCGTTCGGGGTGCCGCTCGACTGA
- a CDS encoding HAAS signaling domain-containing protein: MTTRAPHRTTPDIASFVSQVRAHLSDLSEEEREELVGGLEADLVDHLADPTNRTDLGDPAAYAAELRLAAGLPEHAGRRARLRVPRPPGVEDLLDQSRARFDRVVEERAWSRATWDVVRELRPVWWVARAWIAVTLLDLVAGDHEPLSLVPSLGHPATGAVLLAAAVVVSVLVGLGRPGPGPGGHRHPATRLVTLAVNVGLVVTMLSFGVPWPGYLAGNAVEAQPYDGYRPGFNDGARSERRPGLQLDDEAVTNVFAYDAQGLPLQDVQLFDQDGDPLAVASGTSTGRGAERRVPCPALDADTELLNVFPLDEVQLRTGRCTAETTGRSTPLPPLARARPVPVAPVVP, from the coding sequence GTGACCACCCGCGCCCCGCACCGCACGACGCCCGACATCGCCTCGTTCGTCTCCCAGGTGCGCGCCCACCTGTCCGACCTGAGCGAGGAGGAGCGCGAGGAGCTGGTGGGTGGGCTCGAGGCCGACCTCGTCGACCACCTCGCCGACCCGACGAACCGCACCGACCTCGGCGACCCGGCGGCCTACGCCGCCGAGCTCCGGCTCGCGGCCGGGCTGCCGGAGCACGCGGGTCGTCGCGCCCGGCTGCGGGTCCCACGCCCGCCCGGCGTCGAGGACCTCCTCGACCAGAGCCGCGCCCGGTTCGACCGCGTGGTCGAGGAGCGGGCGTGGAGCCGCGCGACCTGGGACGTCGTCCGCGAGCTCCGCCCGGTCTGGTGGGTCGCCCGCGCCTGGATCGCGGTCACCCTCCTGGACCTGGTCGCCGGGGACCACGAACCGCTGTCGCTGGTGCCCTCCCTCGGGCACCCGGCGACGGGTGCCGTCCTGCTCGCCGCCGCGGTCGTGGTCAGCGTGCTGGTCGGCCTCGGGCGGCCCGGGCCGGGACCGGGCGGGCATCGGCACCCGGCGACCCGGCTCGTCACGCTCGCCGTCAACGTCGGGCTCGTCGTCACGATGCTCTCCTTCGGCGTCCCGTGGCCCGGCTACCTGGCCGGCAACGCCGTCGAGGCGCAGCCCTACGACGGCTACCGCCCCGGGTTCAACGACGGCGCCCGGTCCGAGCGGCGACCGGGGCTCCAGCTCGACGACGAGGCGGTGACCAACGTCTTCGCCTACGACGCCCAGGGGTTGCCGCTCCAGGACGTGCAGCTCTTCGACCAGGACGGCGACCCGCTGGCCGTCGCCTCCGGCACGAGCACCGGCAGGGGCGCCGAGCGGCGGGTCCCGTGCCCGGCCCTCGACGCCGACACCGAGCTGCTCAACGTCTTCCCGCTCGACGAGGTGCAGCTGCGCACGGGTCGCTGCACGGCGGAGACGACCGGCCGGTCCACGCCGCTGCCCCCGCTGGCGCGGGCCCGCCCGGTCCCGGTCGCGCCCGTCGTCCCGTAG
- a CDS encoding GMC family oxidoreductase, with translation MSDQFGTPIDKNTEAVVIIGSGAGGGTVAHELTQRGIPCVVLEAGAWLKPEDYENDEWAAFNQMAWLDNRTTSGGYRITRDFPNLPAWIVKAVGGSTTHWSGATPRFREYEFKGRTHYGDIEGANLLDWPIELADLAPYYDKAEIAIGSTHRHGRPALPANNNYKVFAGGAEKVGYKFYATGPYGTNAEPYDGRPASVQDGFNFQGDKSTAKWSTAVREVPRAVASGRCDLRTQCQAVQVTHDAQGRANGVLYLDKDGNLHRQAAKVVCVAGNSIESPRLLLMSASSLHPDGLANSSGQVGRNYMRHTTGSVYARFDQPVRMYRGETMAGIIADEARLDTSRGFAGGYYLETLSLGVPFLAAFVDPGTWGREFTEVMDAYASTAGLWIVGEDLPQESNRITLNTGAKDQWGLPVPDVHFDDHPNDVAMREHGYGRADLLYEAVGANGTHHTPPYPATHNLGTLRMSARPEDGVIGAFGEAHDVPGLFVSDGSVMTTGAAANPTLTIVALAIRQAEHIADRLGKGEL, from the coding sequence ATGAGCGACCAGTTCGGCACGCCGATCGACAAGAACACCGAGGCCGTCGTCATCATCGGCTCCGGCGCGGGAGGCGGCACCGTCGCCCACGAGCTCACCCAGCGCGGGATCCCGTGCGTGGTGCTCGAGGCCGGCGCCTGGCTCAAGCCCGAGGACTACGAGAACGACGAGTGGGCCGCCTTCAACCAGATGGCCTGGCTCGACAACCGCACCACCTCCGGCGGCTACCGGATCACCCGGGACTTCCCCAACCTGCCGGCCTGGATCGTCAAGGCCGTCGGCGGCTCCACCACCCACTGGTCCGGCGCGACGCCCCGGTTCCGGGAGTACGAGTTCAAGGGCCGCACCCACTACGGCGACATCGAGGGCGCCAACCTGCTCGACTGGCCGATCGAGCTGGCCGACCTGGCGCCGTACTACGACAAGGCCGAGATCGCGATCGGGTCGACCCACCGCCACGGGCGCCCGGCCCTGCCGGCCAACAACAACTACAAGGTCTTCGCCGGCGGTGCCGAGAAGGTCGGCTACAAGTTCTACGCGACCGGTCCCTACGGCACGAACGCCGAGCCGTACGACGGCCGCCCGGCCAGCGTCCAGGACGGCTTCAACTTCCAGGGTGACAAGTCGACGGCCAAGTGGAGCACCGCGGTCCGGGAGGTCCCGCGGGCCGTCGCGAGCGGGCGGTGCGACCTGCGCACGCAGTGCCAGGCCGTGCAGGTCACCCACGACGCGCAGGGCCGGGCCAACGGCGTCCTGTACCTCGACAAGGACGGCAACCTGCACCGGCAGGCGGCCAAGGTCGTCTGCGTCGCCGGCAACTCGATCGAGTCGCCGCGGCTGCTGCTGATGAGCGCCAGCTCCCTGCACCCCGACGGCCTGGCGAACTCCTCGGGCCAGGTCGGGCGCAACTACATGCGCCACACGACCGGCTCGGTCTACGCCCGCTTCGACCAGCCGGTGCGGATGTACCGCGGCGAGACGATGGCCGGGATCATCGCCGACGAGGCCCGCCTCGACACCTCGCGCGGCTTCGCCGGCGGCTACTACCTGGAGACCCTGTCGCTCGGCGTCCCGTTCCTCGCGGCGTTCGTCGACCCGGGCACCTGGGGCCGGGAGTTCACCGAGGTGATGGACGCCTACGCCTCCACCGCCGGGCTCTGGATCGTCGGTGAGGACCTGCCGCAGGAGAGCAACCGGATCACCCTCAACACCGGCGCGAAGGACCAGTGGGGCCTGCCGGTGCCCGACGTCCACTTCGACGACCACCCGAACGACGTCGCGATGCGTGAGCACGGCTACGGGCGCGCCGACCTGCTCTACGAGGCCGTCGGGGCGAACGGGACGCACCACACCCCGCCCTACCCCGCGACCCACAACCTGGGCACCCTGCGGATGAGCGCGCGGCCCGAGGACGGCGTGATCGGGGCCTTCGGCGAGGCGCACGACGTCCCGGGGCTCTTCGTCAGCGACGGCTCGGTGATGACCACCGGCGCGGCGGCGAACCCGACCCTGACGATCGTCGCGCTGGCGATCCGGCAGGCCGAGCACATCGCCGACCGTCTCGGGAAGGGTGAGCTCTGA
- a CDS encoding PadR family transcriptional regulator: MDTTQLLKGVLDLAVLAVVEEEDGYGYDVLRRLRASGLSEVGDASVYGTLRRLYAAGALTSYVVPSDEGPHRKYYGMTPAGRDQLERQSKDWATFSETVTELLHPDRRPGPRSEPRLDPHPARPEGDHP, from the coding sequence ATGGACACCACGCAGCTGCTGAAGGGGGTCCTCGACCTCGCGGTGCTGGCGGTGGTCGAGGAGGAGGACGGGTACGGCTACGACGTGCTCCGGCGGTTGCGGGCGAGCGGGCTGTCCGAGGTCGGCGACGCCTCGGTCTACGGCACCCTGCGTCGCCTCTACGCCGCCGGCGCGCTCACGTCGTACGTCGTGCCCTCCGACGAGGGGCCGCACCGCAAGTACTACGGGATGACGCCCGCCGGCCGCGACCAGCTCGAACGCCAGTCAAAGGACTGGGCGACCTTCAGCGAGACCGTGACCGAGCTCCTGCACCCCGACCGCCGCCCCGGACCCCGCTCCGAACCCCGCCTCGACCCCCACCCGGCCCGACCCGAGGGAGACCACCCGTGA
- a CDS encoding IclR family transcriptional regulator encodes MSVMSATAGEQRPGSVARTFDILEAVAARGGASAKEIADVTGLPLPTVYRLVRELLDGDYLVHIREEKRFELGYKLHALGVSLHEQIGVSRQVRAEVTALHQQLGTAAYLAVHRGSQIVVVLTVDSPAHPRLPPIDFGFHEAAHATAFGKILLARMDDEERAALLDPEPMPRFGPGTITTHAELHAQLDTVAERGIAWEFGEFQAGSTCAAAAVRGVAGALVGSVAISAPDPVLAHGRADVEQVLRACASRIGRFYRSA; translated from the coding sequence ATGAGCGTCATGTCGGCGACGGCGGGGGAGCAGCGTCCGGGTTCGGTCGCGCGCACCTTCGACATCCTCGAGGCCGTGGCCGCCCGCGGCGGCGCCTCGGCCAAGGAGATCGCCGACGTCACCGGTCTCCCGCTGCCGACGGTCTACCGGCTGGTCCGCGAGCTGCTCGACGGCGACTACCTCGTGCACATCCGCGAGGAGAAGCGCTTCGAGCTCGGCTACAAGCTGCACGCGCTCGGCGTCTCGCTGCACGAGCAGATCGGGGTCTCGCGCCAGGTGCGCGCCGAGGTCACCGCCCTGCACCAGCAGCTCGGCACCGCCGCCTACCTCGCCGTGCACCGCGGCTCGCAGATCGTGGTCGTCCTCACCGTCGACAGCCCGGCCCACCCGCGGCTGCCCCCCATCGACTTCGGGTTCCACGAGGCGGCCCACGCGACGGCGTTCGGCAAGATCCTGCTCGCCCGGATGGACGACGAGGAGCGCGCCGCGCTGCTCGACCCGGAGCCGATGCCCCGGTTCGGCCCCGGCACCATCACCACGCACGCCGAGCTGCACGCCCAGCTCGACACGGTCGCCGAGCGCGGCATCGCCTGGGAGTTCGGCGAGTTCCAGGCCGGCTCGACCTGCGCCGCGGCCGCGGTCAGGGGCGTCGCCGGGGCCCTCGTCGGCTCGGTCGCCATCTCGGCGCCCGACCCCGTCCTGGCCCACGGCCGCGCCGACGTCGAGCAGGTCCTGCGGGCCTGCGCCTCCCGGATCGGCCGCTTCTACCGCTCCGCCTGA
- a CDS encoding AzlC family ABC transporter permease encodes MDADSFRRGVRLGMPYGAVALVLALSFSVLAVNAGFTPLQAVVTSALVFAGSAQFTALTIVAGGGSIPAALSAAALMHSRFLAMGVALAPSLTGGRLRRAVEGQAVVDSSWALANRGDGTFDRGLLFGTTLPQYVAWTTGAVVGAFSGDVLADTERLGLDALFPTFFVAILLAELRQPRARVVAALGAGIAIALVPLAPPGVPVLAAGAAALLGLGAARPGPVDGAGDDAARGDG; translated from the coding sequence GTGGACGCCGACTCCTTCCGCCGCGGCGTCCGCCTCGGGATGCCGTACGGCGCGGTCGCGCTGGTGCTCGCGCTCTCCTTCAGCGTGCTGGCCGTCAACGCCGGCTTCACCCCGCTCCAGGCCGTCGTCACCTCGGCGCTCGTCTTCGCCGGCTCCGCCCAGTTCACCGCGCTCACGATCGTGGCCGGCGGCGGCAGCATCCCGGCCGCGCTGTCCGCGGCGGCGCTCATGCACTCGCGGTTCCTCGCGATGGGGGTCGCCCTCGCGCCGTCCCTCACCGGCGGACGACTGCGGCGCGCGGTCGAGGGACAGGCGGTCGTCGACTCGTCGTGGGCGCTCGCCAACCGGGGCGACGGCACCTTCGACCGCGGGCTGCTGTTCGGCACCACGCTGCCCCAGTACGTCGCCTGGACGACCGGTGCCGTCGTGGGGGCGTTCTCCGGCGACGTCCTCGCCGACACCGAGCGGCTCGGGCTCGACGCCCTCTTCCCGACCTTCTTCGTCGCGATCCTGCTCGCCGAGCTGCGCCAGCCCCGGGCCCGGGTCGTCGCCGCGCTCGGCGCGGGTATCGCGATCGCGCTGGTGCCCCTCGCCCCGCCCGGCGTCCCGGTCCTCGCGGCGGGCGCCGCGGCCCTGCTCGGGCTCGGTGCGGCGCGACCGGGTCCCGTCGACGGCGCCGGCGACGACGCGGCACGGGGGGACGGATGA
- a CDS encoding AzlD domain-containing protein, with protein MNLSEAQVWLLIAGLVGVAVVTKGIGPAVVGDRPLPGWSAGVIAALAPALLAALVATALLADGRRLAVGAEAVGVAVATVLLLCRAPLLAAAAAAVLVTALLRALV; from the coding sequence ATGAACCTGTCCGAGGCCCAGGTCTGGTTGCTGATCGCCGGGCTGGTCGGCGTCGCGGTGGTGACCAAGGGGATCGGCCCCGCCGTCGTGGGCGACCGGCCGCTCCCGGGGTGGAGTGCCGGGGTGATCGCCGCGCTCGCGCCGGCCCTGCTCGCCGCCCTCGTGGCCACCGCACTGCTCGCCGACGGTCGCCGGCTCGCCGTCGGGGCCGAGGCCGTTGGGGTCGCCGTCGCCACCGTCCTCCTGCTCTGCCGGGCGCCCCTGCTCGCCGCGGCGGCGGCCGCGGTGTTGGTGACGGCGCTGCTGCGCGCGCTCGTCTGA
- a CDS encoding putative quinol monooxygenase, producing the protein MILICVKWKIKPEHADSWPELAREFTEATRAEPGNRFFDWSRSVEDPTEYVLLEAFDDDAAGPHVQSDHFKKAQADLPQYVVETPQIRNWQNEPDEWHRLGEFEVS; encoded by the coding sequence ATGATCCTGATCTGTGTGAAGTGGAAGATCAAGCCGGAGCACGCCGACAGCTGGCCCGAGCTGGCCCGCGAGTTCACCGAGGCGACCCGGGCCGAGCCCGGCAACCGCTTCTTCGACTGGTCGCGCAGTGTCGAGGACCCCACCGAGTACGTCCTGCTGGAGGCCTTCGACGACGACGCCGCCGGGCCGCACGTGCAGTCCGACCACTTCAAGAAGGCGCAGGCCGACCTCCCGCAGTACGTCGTGGAGACCCCCCAGATCCGCAACTGGCAGAACGAGCCCGACGAGTGGCACCGCCTCGGCGAGTTCGAGGTCTCCTGA
- a CDS encoding ROK family transcriptional regulator yields MTTGTEQLRRRHTALVVRTLRRLGPTSRAELAVATGLSKPTIGVIVAGLEADGTVGLDPTGDGRTGEDRVPVRGRPGRPVALRPGRHLGLGLDLNVDYVTAVVLDLAGEVVLSESRPVATDRVEALLATTRELRDRYGADRFVGVTAAVPALVHGDDRTVAWAPNLTLSGPELADALAGVLPDSDVRVVNDANCAAYAEVHHGVARGVDHALYVTGTVGIGVGIVAGGVLVQGATGFAGEAGHVAVGDPTALCGCGRRGCWEASVGLHAVLRSLGMEELGTPTATGEAVAARAAHDAAAQEVLARVGRDLGLGLATLTSVLDPEVVVLGGYFVPLGDLVLDHARAALDARLDPPTRRRPELRLSTLGLGAAALGAAEQALAGVLLG; encoded by the coding sequence ATGACGACCGGGACCGAGCAGCTCCGCCGCCGGCACACCGCGCTGGTGGTGCGCACCCTGCGCCGCCTCGGTCCCACCTCCCGGGCGGAGCTGGCCGTGGCGACCGGGCTGTCGAAGCCGACGATCGGGGTGATCGTCGCCGGCCTCGAGGCCGACGGGACGGTCGGGCTCGACCCGACCGGTGACGGCCGGACCGGCGAGGACCGGGTGCCGGTCCGCGGGCGTCCCGGCCGACCGGTGGCGCTGCGCCCGGGCCGCCACCTCGGCCTCGGCCTCGACCTCAACGTCGACTACGTGACCGCGGTCGTCCTCGACCTCGCCGGGGAGGTCGTCCTCAGCGAGTCGCGCCCGGTCGCGACCGACCGGGTCGAGGCGCTCCTCGCAACGACGCGCGAGCTGCGGGACCGGTACGGCGCGGACCGGTTCGTCGGGGTCACCGCCGCCGTGCCGGCCCTGGTGCACGGCGACGACCGCACCGTCGCGTGGGCGCCGAACCTGACGCTGTCGGGTCCCGAGCTGGCCGACGCGCTGGCCGGGGTGCTCCCGGACTCCGACGTCCGGGTCGTCAACGACGCCAACTGTGCGGCCTACGCCGAGGTCCACCACGGCGTCGCTCGCGGCGTCGACCACGCCCTCTACGTGACCGGCACCGTCGGCATCGGCGTCGGGATCGTCGCCGGCGGCGTGCTCGTGCAGGGGGCGACGGGTTTCGCCGGCGAGGCCGGGCACGTGGCGGTCGGCGACCCGACGGCGCTGTGCGGGTGCGGACGCCGCGGCTGCTGGGAGGCCTCGGTGGGCCTGCACGCCGTGCTGCGGTCCCTGGGGATGGAGGAGCTGGGCACCCCCACCGCCACCGGGGAGGCGGTCGCGGCGCGGGCCGCCCACGACGCCGCAGCGCAGGAGGTCCTGGCCCGGGTGGGTCGCGACCTCGGGCTGGGGCTGGCCACGCTGACCAGCGTCCTGGACCCCGAGGTGGTCGTCCTCGGCGGCTACTTCGTGCCGCTGGGCGACCTCGTCCTCGACCACGCCCGCGCCGCGCTCGACGCCCGCCTCGACCCGCCCACCCGTCGCCGCCCCGAGCTCCGGCTGAGCACGCTCGGGCTCGGCGCCGCCGCGCTCGGCGCGGCCGAGCAGGCGCTGGCCGGCGTGCTGCTCGGCTGA